One window from the genome of Streptomyces sp. NBC_00287 encodes:
- a CDS encoding esterase-like activity of phytase family protein, whose amino-acid sequence MRRTSIMLSAVALTAALAAPSALAGEQAHDFGQATLTGWASLPAETFVPGSEASGAAIGAGPFNGISAPFEDQPVQGFSGIVNRHDGTYDVLSDNGYGGKANSADFLLRIHRIKPDTRTGKVNVLGGFNLTDPDHKVPFALTRSDRTLTGADFDVESIVKAYDGTYWIGDEFGPFLLHFSRTGKLLEAPISLDGVKAPENPYLNGGTPNLGGSKGFEGMARSVDGRYLYPLLEGTVAGDTPGDLRFNQFSAKSGEYTGKRWTYRLESPANAIGDAIAVDKHRFLVIERDGGQGETAKFKRIYLADTRDRNDDGVMDKTLVADLMNIANPKKLGGFGETFTFPFQTIEDVVLLDDRTLAVLNDNNFPFSSGRTAGKADNNEFITIRLGDRLHADPRAFF is encoded by the coding sequence ATGAGAAGAACCTCGATCATGCTCAGTGCCGTCGCCCTGACGGCCGCCCTCGCGGCGCCCTCCGCCCTCGCCGGTGAGCAGGCCCACGACTTCGGGCAGGCCACGCTCACCGGATGGGCCTCCCTCCCGGCGGAGACCTTCGTGCCGGGGAGTGAGGCGTCCGGGGCCGCTATAGGTGCCGGGCCCTTCAACGGCATCTCCGCACCCTTCGAAGACCAGCCGGTCCAGGGCTTCAGCGGCATCGTGAACCGGCACGACGGCACCTACGACGTGCTGTCGGACAACGGCTACGGCGGCAAGGCCAACAGCGCCGACTTCCTGCTCCGTATCCACCGCATCAAGCCGGACACCCGGACCGGGAAGGTCAACGTGCTCGGCGGGTTCAACCTGACCGACCCCGACCACAAGGTCCCGTTCGCGCTCACCCGCAGCGACCGCACCCTCACCGGCGCCGACTTCGACGTCGAGTCGATCGTGAAGGCGTACGACGGCACGTACTGGATCGGGGACGAGTTCGGCCCGTTCCTGCTGCACTTCTCGCGGACCGGCAAGCTGCTCGAGGCACCGATCTCGCTCGACGGGGTCAAGGCGCCGGAGAACCCCTACCTCAACGGCGGCACCCCCAACCTCGGTGGCAGCAAGGGCTTCGAGGGGATGGCCCGTTCCGTCGACGGGCGGTACCTCTACCCCCTCCTGGAGGGCACCGTGGCCGGTGACACCCCCGGTGACCTGCGCTTCAACCAGTTCAGCGCGAAGTCCGGCGAGTACACCGGCAAGCGCTGGACGTACCGTCTGGAGTCGCCCGCCAACGCCATCGGCGACGCCATCGCCGTCGACAAGCACCGCTTCCTCGTCATCGAGCGGGACGGCGGTCAGGGCGAGACGGCCAAGTTCAAGCGGATCTACCTCGCCGACACCCGGGACCGCAACGACGACGGCGTCATGGACAAGACCCTCGTCGCGGACCTGATGAACATCGCGAACCCGAAGAAGCTCGGCGGCTTCGGCGAGACCTTCACCTTCCCGTTCCAGACGATCGAGGACGTCGTCCTGCTCGACGACCGCACCCTCGCCGTCCTGAACGACAACAACTTCCCCTTCTCGTCCGGCCGTACGGCGGGCAAGGCGGACAACAACGAGTTCATCACCATCCGCCTGGGCGACCGTCTGCACGCCGACCCGCGCGCCTTCTTCTAA
- a CDS encoding DUF397 domain-containing protein, giving the protein MSTTRLAWRKSSYSGNEGEACLEIAPTPTAIHIRDSKQPTSTGPTLTVTPSTWTAFLGSSAVRH; this is encoded by the coding sequence ATGAGCACGACCCGACTGGCCTGGCGTAAGTCCAGCTACAGCGGCAACGAAGGCGAGGCCTGCCTCGAAATAGCCCCTACCCCCACCGCGATCCACATCCGCGACTCCAAGCAGCCCACCTCCACTGGCCCCACCCTCACCGTCACCCCCTCCACCTGGACGGCGTTCCTCGGCAGTTCGGCCGTTCGTCACTAG